A stretch of Panthera uncia isolate 11264 chromosome A1 unlocalized genomic scaffold, Puncia_PCG_1.0 HiC_scaffold_16, whole genome shotgun sequence DNA encodes these proteins:
- the COMMD6 gene encoding COMM domain-containing protein 6: MAVSSDSCRSLKYPYVAVLLKVMDHSGQVKNKSFEMTIPQFQNFYRQFKEIAAVIETV; the protein is encoded by the exons ATGGCAGTGAGCTCAGACAGTTGCAGATCTCTCAAGTATCCTTACGTTGCAGTGTTGCTGAAGGTGATGGATCATTCAGGCCAAGTGAAGAACAAGTCCTTTGAAATGACAATTCCACAGTTTCAG aaTTTCTACAGACAGTTCAAGGAAATTGCTGCAGTTATTGAAACTGTGTGA